Proteins encoded together in one Gigantopelta aegis isolate Gae_Host chromosome 8, Gae_host_genome, whole genome shotgun sequence window:
- the LOC121379381 gene encoding serine/threonine-protein phosphatase 6 regulatory ankyrin repeat subunit C-like has protein sequence MFQPPAVEAANRNAVGMLKEALNGAFGDVTQDDLDDALLRAAIHGNTACVLMLLDSGADVTAGDMDNDNALMLAVCNDHVTVASILLQQCLDVNATSDYGRTALHMACWRSNKTLVQMLLTAGTDTSVRDKYGDTALMLAVLNNHADVTVTLLEAGCDVNAANHDRELPLHYAAKINSAVIAELLLQVGCDGEVPNGWGSTPMMLAASQNNGRVVDVLVEYGCNVNIPNRSDKTPLHEIAAFGNIECLRHLLAHGADPNAIDVDGRLPVHYAVANGNAECVLLLIHAGTVTRGCLDIMPETLQTLQRYTLQRSLQIASMLWEARLCTNSELFQIRVSQNWVGALKDKCPEGLAWLCRTSSNPRTLFSASRAVVLDQLRDRGPGDLRYKVRLMTQVPAPLRKKLLLFDCCT, from the exons AT GTTCCAACCTCCCGCCGTTGAAGCTGCTAACCGCAATGCTGTGGGCATGCTCAAAGAGGCGCTCAATGGCGCATTCGGTGACGTCACACAAGACGACCTCGACGACGCCCTACTGCGCGCCGCCATCCACGGGAATACGGCATGCGTGTTGATGCTGCTCGACAGCGGGGCCGACGTCACCGCCGGCGACATGGACAACGACAATGCCCTCATGTTGGCGGTGTGCAACGACCACGTAACTGTCGCCAGCATCCTGCTTCAGCAGTGCCTCGACGTCAACGCCACCAGCGACTACGGCCGAACCGCCCTGCATATGGCGTGCTGGCGCAGCAACAAGACGTTGGTGCAGATGCTGCTGACGGCAGGCACGGACACGTCGGTTAGAGACAAGTACGGCGACACCGCGCTTATGTTGGCCGTCCTCAACAACCACGCAGACGTAACAGTCACGCTACTGGAAGCCGGATGTGACGTCAACGCTGCGAACCACGACCGAGAACTTCCGCTGCACTACGCCGCGAAGATTAACAGCGCGGTGATAGCTGAGCTGCTGTTGCAGGTTGGCTGCGACGGCGAGGTCCCGAACGGGTGGGGCAGTACGCCCATGATGCTGGCCGCCTCGCAGAACAACGGCCGCGTCGTTGACGTCCTAGTCGAGTATGGCTGCAACGTCAACATACCCAATCGGTCGGACAAAACACCTCTCCATGAAATCGCCGCATTCGGCAATATCGAGTGTTTGAGACATCTCCTCGCACATGGCGCAGATCCTAACGCCATTGATGTGGATGGCAGACTTCCGGTTCACTATGCCGTTGCTAATGGAAACGCCGAGTGTGTCCTCTTGCTTATTCACGCTGGGACCGTCACCCGAGGATGTCTTGACATAATGCCAGAAACCCTCCAAACCCTGCAGAGATACACGTTACAACGCAGCTTACAGATCGCGTCTATGCTGTGGGAAGCGCGACTCTGTACGAACTCAGAACTGTTTCAGATTCGTGTTTCTCAGAACTGGGTGGGTGCTCTGAAGGACAAGTGCCCCGAAGGTTTAGCTTGGTTGTGTCGGACCAGTAGTAATCCTCGAACATTGTTCAGTGCGTCACGAGCTGTTGTTTTGGACCAGCTCCGCGACCGTGGCCCCGGAGATCTGAGATATAAGGTACGACTGATGACACAGGTTCCTGctcctctgagaaaaaaacttCTGCTGTTTGACTGCTGCACGTGA